In Candidatus Liberibacter africanus PTSAPSY, the genomic stretch TTAGAGAAGGCAAAGAATCAGCAATCTTTTGCACCATATTGCAGGAAAACTTTCTTTCCCCTTCCTCTAAACCATGCAAATTAGAAGAGAACCTATCAGTAACCTGCATATCAATTATATACGGCGCAGCTAAAAACCATAATAAAAAAATGCAACCAAATGGGATGACAACATAAAGAGCTACATAAATACCGTAATAACTCTTTCTAGAATAAAGAAGCATATCATTCTTAGTAGCAAACAGTTTTGCACGAAAACATCCTAAAAAATAGGATACAAAACCTAAGAAGATTACACAAAAACTGAACAACAATGGAAACCATCCTTTTTAGGCAACGCAACCCAGATAACTAGCGAACAAGTTTGTTCCCAAACTATTTTTTCCAACCGTCTCTTCCAATTACAATAGAATCCAATAATATCTTCCGATATTTATCGTTAACAGGGATTAAACCATATCGAATAAGTTGAGAATCCGGATCCATCATTTCGTCTGAAATACTAAAATAAACATATTCTCTAAGACCAAAAACGTTTTTAAAATGCTGTTTTTTTACATAAAACAAAAGTGGACGCGAAATCGGATATAAACCTGATAAGATCGTACGCACAGAAGGCACAACACCATCAATTGATATAAGATTTAAAACATCAGCATTATTGTTATAAAAAGATAACCCTACGAAACCCAAAACATCTTTACTTACCTCTATTCGCGCTAAAGTTTCCGCATAATCACCATCCACCTCAACAGCAATGCCATCCTGTCTAACAGATATACACGAAGCATCCAACCGATGAACATCATATTTAAAAACATCCCGCATTTTCGAAAAATTTCCAGATCTCACACAACCTTCTCGTAAGACCTTTTGTTCTAACACTCCTCGAGTCCCATGTTTTCCACTTGGAATATAAATGGAAATACGAACTTCAGGCAAACCATTTCTTATATCTGACCATTTTTTAAATGGATTAACCACAATATTATTATTGATAATTAAATGAGAAGATAATGCCTTGTAGATATCCTCAATAGTCAAAGACATCCTTGCCATATTTCTATCACTAACTAGTAATATACCATCGTACCCTATTTTCACTTCTTGAATGTCAAAAACACCATTTTTTTTACACTCTTCTAATTCGCCTTTAGTGATTTTAAGAGAAGAATTGACAATATCGATAGTATCTTCACCAACACCTCGGCAAAACTCTTTTAGACCAACACTAGAACCCCCAGATTCAACATAGGGAGTCTTGAATTGGGAGAAATGTTCACTAAAATTTTCAGCTATAATCTTGGCATAAGGAAACAATGTAGCAGAACCTGCTACCTTAATACGGTCACGAGAAAAACTTTTTGTGCCACCACATATTTCTAAGAAAACAAAACACGTAATAAATACAGCAAAAAATCTCATGGAAACCCCTAAATATCGATATATTACGCTACTATGTGCCAATTAAAAACTCAACCATAATATAAATATTTTCGCGATAACACCATAAATAACATCATCTTTTAACTACAAACTAACCGAATTCAAAAACGCATAATTACAGAAAAATTCAATCATATTTCGAGAAATCATACTGCGCAAATCTTTGTATATCAATAAGATTACTGCAATAAAACATTTTACGTACTATTCCATATAGTATTATTTAATTATAATAAAAAAAACTGACATTTATTAAAAATAACCAAAAATATTATACTAAAATCGTTATAAAACATGAATTATAGAAAAACTTTGGCAACAAAAACTCTAAACATTCCTATCACTAGTAAAAATGAACAAACTACATCCTAATAAGATACACCTTATTTATTGTTTTCAAAACATCATTAAAAAAATAACTTAATATATCATGGATTGTGCTATAATTTTGGAATAAAATATTTGAACAACTAATCATTTCCATGTAATTATCACTAGCGCATTGTACAGTTAATATGTTGTACAGTTAATATTAAGCCACTTTAGCTCAGTTGGTAGAGCGCATCATTCGTAATGATGAGGTCACGTGTTCGATCCACGTAAGTGGCACCAATTAATAGTTCACCTATATTATTCTCCCGAAGGAAGAGAATGCTTTTTGATAATGTTGATTTGAGTTATACCAAATATCAAAAAAATTGGGAATGTTCCTATTGTCTTGAAAAAGATCCATGTTTCTGTAGAAAAATTCCGCCATACCGCCTCATTGATAAAAGCTAATAACAAGAAAAAATATGCCCATCGGATAGTAATCTTCCTCCAACCTATTGGATCTAACCATATAACCTGCGAAAAAATAAGGCGGATAAAACTTTTTTCAAAAAAATAACCTAAAAATAGCACAATAGAAAAAAGAGAATAGAAGAATGTAGGTTTCATTTTTATAAATGATTCATCACGAAACCAAATAGTCAAACCACCAAATAACAAAACGCATATCCCAGAAACTACTGGAACCATCCGAATTTCATGAAAAAAAATCCAAAAAATTCCTAACGATATAATTGTTAGCGCCATAAACAACAATGTAGAAACAAAAATAGTCCCTCCTAACCGTGATAATATAGGAAAATAAAGAAACAGTTTTCCCCCATACATATTACACAACCAAAAGACTATTCCAGGACTGAATCCTAATAAAAAATAAACGGTTTTATTTTGCGATTGCAATGTACTCATTTTTTTCCTCATCATGACCTAAACAGCCGGTAATAGCTGCAGAAAAATCTTTTGCCACAAAAGGCTCAAGATCATCGATTCCTTCTCCAGCCCCAAGAAAATACACGGGAATTTTATGCTTGACAACAACAGAAATAAGCCCCCCTCCTCGTGCTGTACCATCCATCTTTGTCATAATAAGCCCTGTTGTCCCAGCGACAGCATGAAACATCTCTACTTGACGCAAAGCATTTTGCCCAGTTGTAGCGTCTAAAACTTGTAGCACACTGTGTGGAGCATGAGAATCTACACGTTTTAAAACTCGAATCATCTTACTAATACCCGCCATAAGCATGGAATTATTATGAAGGCGACCCGCAGTATCAATGATCAAAACATCTACTTGCTTTGCTTGTGCCTGTTTCAAAGATTCATATGCAAGC encodes the following:
- a CDS encoding PstS family phosphate ABC transporter substrate-binding protein translates to MRFFAVFITCFVFLEICGGTKSFSRDRIKVAGSATLFPYAKIIAENFSEHFSQFKTPYVESGGSSVGLKEFCRGVGEDTIDIVNSSLKITKGELEECKKNGVFDIQEVKIGYDGILLVSDRNMARMSLTIEDIYKALSSHLIINNNIVVNPFKKWSDIRNGLPEVRISIYIPSGKHGTRGVLEQKVLREGCVRSGNFSKMRDVFKYDVHRLDASCISVRQDGIAVEVDGDYAETLARIEVSKDVLGFVGLSFYNNNADVLNLISIDGVVPSVRTILSGLYPISRPLLFYVKKQHFKNVFGLREYVYFSISDEMMDPDSQLIRYGLIPVNDKYRKILLDSIVIGRDGWKK
- a CDS encoding inner membrane-spanning protein YciB, producing the protein MSTLQSQNKTVYFLLGFSPGIVFWLCNMYGGKLFLYFPILSRLGGTIFVSTLLFMALTIISLGIFWIFFHEIRMVPVVSGICVLLFGGLTIWFRDESFIKMKPTFFYSLFSIVLFLGYFFEKSFIRLIFSQVIWLDPIGWRKITIRWAYFFLLLAFINEAVWRNFSTETWIFFKTIGTFPIFLIFGITQINIIKKHSLPSGE